A window from Citrus sinensis cultivar Valencia sweet orange chromosome 5, DVS_A1.0, whole genome shotgun sequence encodes these proteins:
- the LOC127902710 gene encoding uncharacterized protein LOC127902710: MGRMEEHMRRNNDLLQKMGLKMDSLTEKVETLEQAYFCQEGANVADDSQSPPTYTGVEATDGPIFSSPNMEMHPPISAVVTLSDIVREKHTPIEVKERKVVYLSTSTDEEAVLKEKLAEVLQDAIKPKLVPELEDESFAQQEKKCQQPQDFNPLSLGPPQPYRNRKPG; the protein is encoded by the exons ATGGGTAGAATGGAGGAACATATGAGAAGAAATAATGATTTACTACAAAAAATGGGCTTGAAAATGGATTCTCTTACTGAAAAGGTTGAAACGTTAGAACAAGCATATTTTTGTCAAGAAGGAGCGAATGTCGCTGATGATAGTCAATCACCTCCTACATATACTGGTGTCGAGGCAACTGATGGTCCAATCTTTTCCTCTCCGAATATGGAGATGCACCCACCTATCTCTGCAGTTGTCACGCTTTCAGATATAGTACGGGAAAAGCATACGCCCATCGAAGTTAAAGAACGCAAAGTTGTGTATCTCAGCACATCCACTGATGAAGAGGCTGTCCTAAAAGAAAAGTTGGCAGAAGTATTGCAAGATGCAATAAAGCCTAAATTGGTGCCGGAACTTGAAGATGAG TCTTTCGCGCAACAAGAGAAGAAATGTCAACAGCCGCAAGATTTTAATCCGCTGTCTTTAGGCCCTCCTCAGCCATACAGAAATCGAAAGCCAGGGTAA